In Pseudomonas sp. ADAK18, a single window of DNA contains:
- the ftsB gene encoding cell division protein FtsB produces MRSPNWLFLVLLLLLAGLQYRLWVGNGSLAQVKDLTQQIADQHAENERLLERNRVLDAEVLELKKGTETVEERARHELGMVKEGETLYQLAQ; encoded by the coding sequence ATGCGCAGTCCCAATTGGTTGTTCCTCGTCTTGCTCTTGCTGCTGGCTGGCCTGCAATACCGCCTATGGGTGGGAAATGGCAGCTTGGCGCAGGTAAAGGACCTGACCCAGCAAATTGCTGACCAGCACGCCGAAAACGAGCGTCTGTTGGAGCGCAACCGCGTGCTCGATGCGGAAGTGCTTGAGTTGAAAAAGGGCACGGAGACCGTTGAAGAGCGGGCTCGTCATGAGCTGGGCATGGTCAAGGAGGGCGAGACCCTCTACCAGTTGGCCCAATGA
- the ispD gene encoding 2-C-methyl-D-erythritol 4-phosphate cytidylyltransferase yields the protein MSSSLPAFWAVIPAAGVGARMAADRPKQYLQLGGRTILEHSLGCFLDHPDLKGLVVSLAIDDPYWPRLACAGDPRIQRVDGGAERSGSVLNALLHLHEQGANDDDWVLVHDAARPNLSRDDLDKLLAELADDPVGGLLAVPARDTLKRVDRHGRVVETVDRTLIWQAYTPQMFRLGALHRALADSLVADAVITDEASAMEWSGQAPRLIEGRSDNIKVTRPEDLEWLRLRWANRL from the coding sequence ATGAGCAGCAGCTTGCCGGCCTTCTGGGCCGTGATTCCTGCCGCGGGTGTCGGTGCCCGTATGGCTGCGGACCGTCCCAAGCAATATTTGCAACTGGGCGGGCGCACTATTCTCGAACACAGCCTTGGCTGTTTTCTCGACCATCCTGACCTCAAGGGGTTGGTGGTCAGTCTTGCTATCGATGATCCGTATTGGCCACGCCTGGCGTGTGCTGGCGACCCTCGCATCCAGCGGGTGGACGGCGGCGCGGAGCGTTCCGGCTCGGTGCTCAATGCATTGCTGCACTTGCATGAGCAAGGGGCCAATGATGACGACTGGGTGCTGGTGCATGATGCGGCGCGTCCCAATCTGAGTCGCGATGATTTGGACAAACTGCTGGCGGAACTGGCAGATGACCCGGTAGGTGGCTTGCTGGCGGTGCCGGCCCGGGACACTCTCAAGCGGGTTGACAGGCATGGGCGCGTGGTGGAAACCGTTGATCGCACTCTGATCTGGCAGGCCTACACACCACAGATGTTCCGCTTGGGCGCCTTGCATCGGGCCTTGGCCGACAGCCTGGTGGCCGATGCCGTGATCACTGATGAAGCGTCCGCCATGGAGTGGTCCGGCCAAGCGCCGCGCCTGATTGAAGGGCGCTCGGACAATATCAAGGTGACTCGACCTGAAGATCTCGAGTGGCTCAGGCTGCGCTGGGCTAACCGGTTGTAG
- a CDS encoding LysR substrate-binding domain-containing protein encodes MQENRWEGIDEFVAVAECSQFTAAAERLGVSSSHISRQVARLEDRLQTRLLYRSTRRVTLTEAGQTFLQHCQRLQDGREEALRAVGDLTSEPKGMLRMTCAVAYGERFIVPLVTRFMGLYPQLRVDIELSNRQLDLVHEGLDLAIRLGRLQDSRMVASRLAPRRMYLCASPSYLERYGRPHSLSELSRHNCLIGSSDIWQLAQDGREFSQRVQGNWRCNSGQAVLDAALQGVGLCQLPDYYVLEHFHSGALMSLLEAHQPPNTAVWALYPQQRHLSPKVRKLVDFLKDGLAGRPEYGG; translated from the coding sequence GTGCAGGAGAACCGCTGGGAAGGCATCGACGAGTTCGTCGCCGTGGCTGAATGCAGTCAATTTACGGCGGCGGCCGAACGCCTCGGCGTTTCGTCATCTCATATCAGCCGCCAAGTGGCGCGCCTGGAAGACCGCCTGCAAACCCGCCTGCTCTATCGCAGCACCCGCCGCGTGACACTGACCGAAGCAGGCCAGACCTTCCTCCAGCACTGCCAACGCTTACAGGACGGCCGCGAGGAGGCGTTGCGAGCCGTGGGCGATCTCACCAGCGAACCCAAGGGCATGCTGCGCATGACCTGCGCCGTGGCCTATGGCGAACGCTTTATCGTGCCGCTGGTGACGCGCTTCATGGGGCTGTATCCGCAACTGCGGGTAGACATCGAGCTGAGTAATCGCCAACTGGACCTGGTCCACGAAGGCCTGGACCTGGCGATTCGTCTGGGACGCCTGCAAGACTCACGGATGGTTGCCAGCCGTCTGGCGCCACGACGCATGTACCTGTGCGCATCGCCTTCCTACCTTGAGCGCTATGGTCGGCCACATAGCTTGTCGGAGTTGAGTCGGCATAACTGCCTGATTGGCAGCTCTGATATTTGGCAACTGGCCCAGGACGGGCGAGAGTTTTCCCAACGAGTGCAGGGAAATTGGCGCTGCAACAGCGGGCAAGCAGTGCTGGATGCGGCGCTGCAAGGAGTGGGGTTGTGTCAGTTGCCGGATTATTACGTACTGGAACATTTTCACAGCGGGGCGCTGATGTCGCTGCTGGAAGCGCATCAACCGCCGAATACTGCGGTGTGGGCGCTGTATCCGCAGCAGCGACATTTGTCGCCGAAGGTTCGCAAGCTGGTGGATTTTCTGAAGGACGGCTTGGCTGGGCGGCCGGAGTACGGGGGTTGA
- a CDS encoding S-(hydroxymethyl)glutathione dehydrogenase/class III alcohol dehydrogenase produces MIKSRAAVAFEAKKPLEIVEVDVALPKAGEVLLRVVASGVCHTDAYTLSGADPEGIFPSILGHEGGAVVEAIGEGVTSVAVGDHVIPLYTPECGKCKFCLSGKTNLCQAIRATQGKGLMPDGTTRFSYKGQPIFHYMGTSTFSEYTVLPEISVAKIPKDAPLEKVCLLGCGVTTGIGAVINTAKVKPGDTVAIFGLGGIGLSAVIGAVKAKAGRIIAIDINPAKFEIAKQLGATDCINPKDYDRPIQDVIVDLTDGGVDFSFECIGNVQLMRAALECCHKGWGESVIIGVAGAGQEIATRPFQLVTGRVWRGSAFGGVRGRSELPSYVEMAQTGEIPLDTFITHTMGLEDINKAFDLMHEGKSIRTVIHF; encoded by the coding sequence ATGATCAAGTCCCGCGCTGCCGTAGCCTTCGAAGCCAAGAAGCCCCTTGAGATCGTTGAAGTGGATGTCGCTTTGCCGAAGGCCGGCGAAGTGCTGTTGCGGGTCGTTGCTTCCGGCGTGTGCCATACCGATGCCTACACCTTGTCGGGCGCGGATCCGGAAGGCATCTTCCCGTCGATCCTCGGACATGAAGGCGGTGCAGTGGTTGAGGCCATTGGTGAGGGCGTGACCTCGGTAGCCGTTGGTGACCATGTGATCCCGCTGTACACCCCGGAATGCGGCAAGTGCAAATTCTGCCTGTCGGGCAAGACCAACCTGTGCCAGGCCATTCGCGCCACCCAGGGCAAGGGCCTGATGCCGGACGGCACTACGCGTTTCTCCTACAAAGGCCAGCCTATTTTCCACTACATGGGCACCTCGACCTTTTCCGAATACACCGTGCTGCCGGAAATCTCCGTGGCCAAGATTCCTAAAGATGCGCCGCTGGAAAAAGTCTGCCTGCTGGGCTGTGGCGTTACCACCGGGATCGGTGCGGTGATCAACACCGCCAAGGTCAAGCCAGGGGATACCGTGGCCATCTTCGGCCTGGGCGGTATCGGCTTGTCAGCGGTGATCGGTGCGGTGAAGGCCAAGGCTGGCCGAATCATTGCCATCGACATTAACCCGGCCAAATTCGAAATCGCCAAGCAATTGGGTGCAACTGATTGCATCAACCCGAAAGACTACGATCGCCCGATCCAGGACGTGATTGTTGATCTGACCGACGGCGGCGTGGACTTTTCCTTCGAATGCATCGGCAATGTCCAACTAATGCGTGCGGCGCTCGAGTGCTGCCACAAGGGCTGGGGCGAGTCGGTGATCATCGGCGTTGCCGGTGCTGGCCAGGAAATTGCCACCCGTCCGTTTCAACTGGTGACCGGTCGCGTCTGGCGTGGTTCGGCCTTCGGTGGCGTGCGCGGTCGCAGCGAACTGCCAAGCTACGTCGAGATGGCCCAGACCGGCGAAATCCCGCTGGATACCTTCATCACCCACACCATGGGCCTGGAAGATATCAACAAGGCGTTTGACCTGATGCATGAAGGCAAGAGCATTCGTACCGTCATTCACTTCTGA
- the fghA gene encoding S-formylglutathione hydrolase, whose amino-acid sequence MSLENLSCQKSFGGWHKRYKHHSDVLGCDMTFAVYLPPQAEQGGKLPVLYWLSGLTCTDENFMQKAGAQRMAAELGLIIVAPDTSPRGSGVPGDPDGAWDFGLGAGFYLNATQEPWAKHYRMHDYVVQELPALVEAHFPASDKRGISGHSMGGHGALVCALRNPGRYLSVSAFSPINNPMDCPWGQKAFSRYLGDERSKWREWDACVLISDATQKLPLLVDQGDRDDFLAVQLKPEALIQAAKAANHPLELRLQPGYDHSYFFIASFIEDHLRHHGRALLG is encoded by the coding sequence ATGAGTCTGGAAAACCTGTCCTGCCAGAAAAGCTTCGGCGGCTGGCACAAACGCTATAAACACCATTCTGATGTGCTGGGTTGCGACATGACGTTCGCCGTGTATCTGCCGCCGCAAGCGGAGCAGGGTGGCAAGCTGCCGGTGTTGTACTGGCTGTCGGGACTGACCTGTACCGATGAGAACTTCATGCAAAAGGCTGGTGCCCAGCGTATGGCGGCCGAGTTGGGGTTGATTATTGTTGCGCCGGACACCAGCCCGCGCGGGTCAGGTGTGCCGGGCGACCCTGACGGCGCCTGGGATTTCGGTCTTGGCGCCGGGTTTTATCTGAATGCCACCCAGGAACCCTGGGCCAAGCATTATCGGATGCATGACTACGTTGTGCAGGAATTGCCGGCATTGGTCGAAGCGCATTTCCCTGCGTCAGACAAGCGCGGTATCAGTGGCCACTCCATGGGTGGGCACGGCGCGCTGGTCTGCGCCTTGCGCAACCCTGGGCGTTATCTGTCGGTGTCGGCGTTCTCGCCGATCAACAACCCGATGGATTGCCCGTGGGGGCAGAAGGCGTTTTCCCGTTACCTCGGGGATGAGCGCTCGAAGTGGCGCGAGTGGGACGCTTGCGTGCTGATCAGTGACGCGACGCAAAAGCTGCCGTTGCTGGTGGATCAGGGCGATCGTGACGATTTTCTCGCCGTGCAGCTTAAGCCTGAGGCCCTGATCCAGGCGGCGAAGGCGGCGAACCATCCGCTAGAGCTGCGGCTGCAACCGGGCTATGACCACAGCTACTTCTTTATCGCCAGCTTCATCGAAGACCATTTGCGACATCATGGACGCGCTTTGCTCGGTTAA
- the ispF gene encoding 2-C-methyl-D-erythritol 2,4-cyclodiphosphate synthase, translating into MRIGHGYDVHRFAEGDFITLGGVQITHHHGLLAHSDGDVVLHALSDALLGAAALGDIGKHFPDTDPTFKGADSRVLLRHVVGLIHAKGWKVGNVDNTIVAQAPKMAPHIESMRMLIAADLQVELDQVNVKATTTEKLGFTGREEGIAVHSVALLLRA; encoded by the coding sequence ATGCGTATTGGCCACGGCTATGATGTTCACCGTTTCGCCGAAGGCGACTTCATTACCCTGGGTGGTGTGCAAATCACCCACCACCACGGGTTGCTGGCTCATTCCGACGGCGACGTTGTCTTGCATGCCTTGAGCGATGCCTTGCTCGGCGCGGCAGCGTTGGGGGATATCGGTAAGCACTTTCCAGATACCGACCCGACCTTCAAGGGGGCGGACAGTCGTGTTCTGCTGCGTCACGTGGTCGGGCTGATCCATGCCAAGGGCTGGAAGGTCGGCAATGTCGACAACACCATCGTGGCCCAGGCGCCGAAAATGGCCCCGCATATCGAATCCATGCGCATGCTGATTGCCGCGGATCTTCAAGTTGAGTTGGATCAAGTGAACGTAAAAGCTACCACCACCGAAAAACTAGGGTTTACCGGTCGCGAAGAGGGCATTGCCGTGCACTCCGTTGCCTTGTTGCTGCGCGCATGA
- the truD gene encoding tRNA pseudouridine(13) synthase TruD, whose amino-acid sequence MNDLQLLGPRAYGDALGSAVLKATAEDFQVDEVLDIPLTGEGEHLWLWVEKRGLNTEEAARRIAKAAGVPLRTVSYAGLKDRQALTRQWFSVQLPGKADPDLSAAENDTLKILKIARHKRKLQRGAHSANGFTLRLTQFAGDSAAIDARLQLIAKQGIPNYFGAQRFGHNGGNVVDAREWAARKALPEQRNVRSRLLSTARSFLFNKVLAARVADGSWQRAQVGDLLAFTDSRSFFPAGEAECSDPRLAILDLHPTGPQWGEGDSPASGATQALEQAVAASEADLRDWLVNAGMSQERRILRLPIGGLTWHYPESDILQLEFVLPAGCFATVLVRELVDLVPVGQTDSPCVF is encoded by the coding sequence ATGAATGATCTGCAACTGCTGGGCCCGCGTGCCTATGGCGATGCCTTGGGCAGTGCTGTACTGAAAGCCACTGCCGAAGATTTCCAGGTGGATGAAGTGCTGGATATCCCGCTGACCGGCGAGGGTGAACACCTGTGGCTGTGGGTGGAAAAGCGCGGCCTGAACACTGAAGAAGCGGCGCGACGTATCGCCAAGGCCGCCGGCGTGCCGTTACGCACGGTCAGCTATGCTGGGCTCAAGGACCGTCAAGCGCTGACTCGCCAGTGGTTCAGCGTGCAGCTACCGGGCAAGGCCGATCCTGACCTGAGCGCCGCAGAAAACGACACCCTGAAGATCCTCAAGATTGCCCGCCACAAGCGCAAGCTGCAGCGGGGTGCGCATTCGGCCAACGGTTTCACCCTGCGACTGACTCAGTTCGCTGGCGACAGCGCGGCCATCGACGCCCGCCTGCAACTGATTGCCAAGCAGGGCATTCCCAATTATTTCGGCGCCCAGCGTTTCGGCCATAACGGCGGCAACGTCGTCGATGCTCGGGAGTGGGCGGCCCGCAAGGCTTTGCCGGAGCAGCGCAATGTGCGTTCGCGCCTGCTGTCCACCGCCCGTAGTTTCCTGTTCAACAAAGTGCTGGCGGCGCGGGTCGCTGATGGTTCATGGCAGCGCGCCCAGGTAGGTGATTTGCTGGCATTCACCGACAGCCGCAGTTTTTTCCCGGCAGGGGAAGCTGAATGCAGCGACCCACGCCTGGCCATCCTGGATTTGCACCCTACGGGCCCGCAGTGGGGCGAGGGCGATTCTCCGGCCTCGGGTGCCACTCAGGCTCTGGAACAGGCGGTCGCGGCCAGTGAAGCGGATCTACGGGATTGGCTGGTCAATGCCGGCATGAGCCAGGAACGTCGCATTCTGCGACTGCCCATCGGCGGGTTGACGTGGCATTATCCCGAGTCTGACATTCTGCAATTGGAATTCGTCCTGCCGGCCGGATGCTTTGCCACTGTATTGGTGCGCGAGCTTGTAGATCTGGTGCCGGTGGGGCAGACGGACAGCCCATGCGTATTCTGA
- the surE gene encoding 5'/3'-nucleotidase SurE, whose product MRILISNDDGVTAPGLAALYAALADYAECVVVAPDQDKSGASSSLTLDRPLHPQTLANGFISLNGTPTDCVHLAINSLLDQEPDLVVSGINLGANLGDDVLYSGTVAAALEGRFLGRTSFAFSFASRQLGNLPTAAYFARKLVEAHESLALPPRTVLNVNIPNLPLDHIRGIQLTRLGHRARAAAPLKVVDPRGKEGYWIAAAGDAEDGGPGTDFHAVMQGYVSITPLQLDRTFSDAFSSLDGWLEGLR is encoded by the coding sequence ATGCGTATTCTGATATCTAACGACGACGGGGTCACCGCCCCCGGCCTTGCCGCGCTTTATGCTGCGCTGGCGGATTACGCCGAGTGCGTGGTGGTTGCCCCTGACCAGGACAAAAGTGGCGCCAGCAGTTCGCTGACGCTCGACCGTCCGTTACACCCACAGACTTTGGCCAACGGCTTTATCAGCCTGAACGGCACCCCCACCGACTGTGTACACCTGGCAATTAACAGCCTGTTGGACCAGGAGCCGGATCTTGTGGTGTCCGGTATCAACCTGGGCGCCAATCTGGGGGATGACGTGTTGTACTCCGGTACGGTCGCGGCAGCCCTTGAGGGGCGCTTCCTAGGCCGAACTTCGTTCGCCTTTTCGTTTGCCTCCCGTCAGCTGGGCAACCTGCCGACGGCGGCCTATTTCGCCCGCAAGCTGGTGGAGGCCCATGAATCCCTGGCCTTGCCACCGCGTACGGTGCTCAACGTCAATATTCCCAACTTGCCCCTGGACCACATTCGTGGGATTCAGCTGACGCGTCTGGGCCACCGTGCCCGTGCGGCAGCGCCGCTGAAGGTGGTCGATCCCCGTGGCAAGGAAGGGTATTGGATTGCTGCAGCAGGCGATGCCGAAGACGGCGGGCCGGGCACTGACTTTCATGCGGTGATGCAAGGTTATGTTTCGATTACTCCGTTGCAACTTGATCGCACCTTCAGTGATGCCTTCAGTAGTCTCGATGGCTGGCTGGAGGGGCTGCGCTGA
- a CDS encoding protein-L-isoaspartate(D-aspartate) O-methyltransferase: MTSQRTRERLIQRLYEEGLSNAQVLEVIRRTPRHLFVDEALAHRAYEDTALPIGHNQTISQPYMVARMSELLLAAGPLDKVLEIGTGSGYQTAVLSQLVERVFSVERIKVLQDRAKERLVELNLRNVVFRWGDGWEGWPALAPYNGIIVTAVATDVPQALLDQLAPGGRLVIPVGSGEVQQLMLIIREEEGFSRHVLGAVRFVPLLNGPLA; the protein is encoded by the coding sequence ATGACCTCCCAACGTACCCGCGAGCGTTTGATTCAGCGGCTTTACGAAGAGGGCTTGTCCAACGCCCAGGTGTTGGAAGTCATCCGGCGTACTCCGCGGCACCTGTTTGTCGATGAAGCCCTGGCACACCGCGCTTATGAAGACACGGCGTTGCCGATTGGCCACAACCAGACCATCTCCCAACCTTACATGGTGGCGCGGATGAGCGAGTTGCTGCTGGCGGCAGGGCCTCTGGACAAGGTGCTGGAGATCGGCACGGGTTCCGGCTACCAGACCGCCGTGCTCTCGCAGTTGGTGGAGCGGGTGTTTTCCGTCGAGCGAATCAAGGTATTGCAGGATCGGGCCAAGGAACGTCTGGTGGAGTTGAATCTACGTAACGTGGTGTTCCGCTGGGGCGATGGCTGGGAGGGTTGGCCGGCATTGGCACCCTACAACGGCATCATCGTGACGGCCGTTGCCACGGATGTCCCCCAGGCATTGCTGGATCAACTGGCACCGGGTGGACGCTTGGTGATTCCGGTCGGGTCAGGCGAGGTGCAACAATTGATGTTGATCATTCGCGAGGAAGAGGGCTTTTCTCGGCATGTATTGGGTGCCGTACGCTTTGTCCCGCTACTTAATGGCCCACTGGCCTGA
- a CDS encoding peptidoglycan DD-metalloendopeptidase family protein yields the protein MSLTVIAQRMSKTSIQRLVIGLVLGSLLTACSSTPSGGARVVDRNNAVPQKPTVTTGQYVVRKGDTMFSIAFRYGWDYKALAARNNIPVPYTIHPGQTIRFDGRTGSTPTAVVKYSGSSASSSSRTTIITRPAGTAAPTVASKPAPAPLPPAGPAPTGWGWPSNGILIGKFSSNGSLNKGIDIAGDLGQPVLAASDGTVVYAGSGLRGYGELVIIKHSDTYVSAYGHNRRLLVREGQQVKVGQTIAEMGSTGTDRVKLHFEIRRQGKPVDPLQFLPRR from the coding sequence GTGAGTCTCACGGTCATTGCGCAGCGTATGAGTAAAACAAGCATTCAGCGACTGGTGATTGGCCTTGTCTTGGGTTCCTTATTGACGGCTTGTTCCAGCACGCCAAGTGGCGGTGCGCGGGTTGTTGATCGCAATAATGCGGTGCCACAAAAGCCGACGGTCACCACCGGGCAATATGTAGTGCGCAAGGGCGATACGATGTTTTCGATTGCCTTCCGTTATGGCTGGGATTACAAGGCATTGGCAGCGCGTAACAACATTCCTGTGCCATATACGATACATCCGGGTCAGACCATTCGTTTTGATGGGCGCACCGGCTCAACACCGACGGCAGTTGTCAAATATTCCGGTTCTTCAGCGTCATCTTCGAGCAGAACCACCATCATCACTCGGCCTGCAGGCACCGCTGCGCCTACGGTTGCGAGTAAACCGGCACCTGCGCCGCTGCCTCCTGCCGGGCCTGCACCCACCGGTTGGGGATGGCCTTCAAATGGCATTCTTATTGGAAAATTCTCTTCAAACGGTAGTTTGAATAAAGGCATTGATATCGCCGGGGATTTGGGACAGCCTGTTTTAGCTGCGTCTGATGGGACAGTGGTATACGCCGGGAGTGGTTTACGGGGCTACGGCGAACTGGTCATCATCAAACACAGCGATACCTACGTCAGTGCTTACGGTCATAACCGCAGGCTGTTGGTTCGGGAGGGGCAGCAGGTCAAAGTCGGACAGACAATTGCCGAAATGGGGTCGACTGGTACAGACCGGGTGAAACTTCACTTTGAGATTCGCCGCCAAGGTAAACCTGTTGATCCACTGCAATTCCTTCCCCGGCGTTGA
- the rpoS gene encoding RNA polymerase sigma factor RpoS, with amino-acid sequence MALSKEAPEFDIDDEVLLMETGIAMDSMSNDEGSATPSVRTKSKNSTALKQHKYIDYTRALDATQLYLNEIGFSPLLTPEEEVHFARLSQKGDPAGRKRMIESNLRLVVKIARRYVNRGLSLLDLIEEGNLGLIRAVEKFDPERGFRFSTYATWWIRQTIERAIMNQTRTIRLPIHVVKELNVYLRAARELTQKLDHEPSPEEIANLLEKPVGEVKRMLGLNERVSSVDVSLGPDSDKTLLDTLTDDRPTDPCELLQDDDLSQSIDQWLSELTDKQREVVIRRFGLRGHESSTLEDVGLEIGLTRERVRQIQVEGLKRLREILEKNGLSSESLFQ; translated from the coding sequence ATGGCTCTCAGTAAAGAAGCGCCGGAGTTTGACATCGACGATGAGGTTCTCCTTATGGAGACCGGCATCGCTATGGATTCGATGTCGAATGATGAGGGATCTGCTACACCTTCAGTTCGTACCAAATCCAAAAACTCCACCGCGTTAAAACAGCACAAATACATTGATTACACGCGGGCGCTTGATGCGACCCAGTTGTATCTCAATGAAATCGGCTTTTCCCCATTACTTACCCCCGAAGAAGAAGTCCATTTTGCGCGCTTGTCGCAAAAGGGCGATCCGGCCGGGCGCAAGCGCATGATTGAAAGCAACTTGCGACTGGTGGTGAAAATCGCCCGGCGCTATGTCAATCGTGGGCTGTCTCTGTTGGACTTGATCGAGGAGGGTAACCTCGGCTTGATCCGGGCGGTGGAGAAGTTCGACCCGGAGCGGGGGTTCCGCTTTTCGACCTACGCCACCTGGTGGATTCGTCAGACCATCGAGCGGGCGATCATGAATCAGACCCGCACCATCCGGTTGCCGATCCATGTGGTCAAGGAGCTCAACGTCTACCTGCGGGCGGCGCGTGAGCTGACACAGAAACTCGATCATGAACCTTCGCCTGAAGAAATCGCCAACCTGCTGGAAAAACCGGTAGGGGAGGTCAAGCGCATGCTTGGCCTGAATGAGCGGGTATCTTCGGTCGACGTCTCGCTGGGTCCTGATTCGGATAAAACCCTGCTGGACACCCTGACCGATGATCGTCCTACGGATCCTTGTGAGCTGTTGCAGGACGATGACCTGTCACAAAGTATCGACCAGTGGTTGTCGGAACTGACAGACAAGCAGCGTGAGGTGGTGATACGCCGCTTCGGGCTGCGTGGCCATGAAAGCAGCACCCTGGAGGATGTTGGCCTGGAGATCGGCCTGACCCGTGAGCGTGTGCGGCAGATCCAGGTGGAGGGTCTCAAGCGCTTGCGGGAGATCCTGGAGAAGAATGGCTTGTCGAGTGAGTCGTTGTTTCAGTAA
- a CDS encoding cold-shock protein, giving the protein MSNRQTGTVKWFNDEKGFGFITPQSGDDLFVHFKAIQSDGFKSLKEGQQVSFIATRGQKGMQAEEVQVI; this is encoded by the coding sequence ATGTCTAATCGCCAAACTGGTACCGTTAAGTGGTTCAACGATGAAAAAGGCTTCGGCTTCATCACTCCACAATCCGGTGACGACCTGTTCGTTCACTTCAAAGCTATCCAATCCGACGGCTTCAAAAGCCTGAAAGAAGGCCAACAGGTTTCTTTCATCGCTACCCGCGGTCAGAAAGGCATGCAAGCTGAAGAAGTTCAAGTTATCTAA
- the dcd gene encoding dCTP deaminase has translation MSIKSDKWIRRMAQEHGMIEPFVERQMRGEGTERLISFGVSSYGYDVRCADEFKVFTNINSATVDPKNFDEKSFVDVKSDVCIIPPNSFALARTVEFFRIPRNVLTICLGKSTYARCGIIVNVTPLEPEWEGHVTLEFSNTTTLPAKIYANEGVAQMLFFESDEECEVSYKDRGGKYQGQRGVTLPRT, from the coding sequence ATGAGCATCAAATCGGACAAGTGGATTCGCCGCATGGCGCAAGAGCACGGCATGATCGAGCCCTTCGTAGAGCGCCAGATGCGCGGCGAAGGCACCGAGCGGCTGATTTCGTTCGGGGTTTCCAGCTACGGTTACGACGTACGTTGCGCTGATGAGTTCAAGGTTTTCACCAACATCAATTCGGCCACCGTTGATCCGAAAAATTTCGACGAAAAAAGCTTCGTCGACGTCAAGAGTGACGTGTGCATCATTCCGCCGAACTCCTTCGCCCTGGCGCGTACCGTCGAGTTCTTCCGCATTCCGCGTAATGTCCTGACCATCTGCCTGGGCAAAAGCACCTATGCGCGCTGCGGCATCATCGTCAACGTGACGCCTCTGGAACCCGAGTGGGAAGGCCACGTGACGCTGGAGTTCTCCAACACCACTACCTTGCCGGCGAAGATCTACGCCAACGAAGGTGTGGCACAGATGTTGTTCTTCGAATCCGACGAAGAGTGTGAAGTGTCCTATAAGGACCGTGGCGGCAAGTATCAGGGTCAGCGCGGCGTCACCCTGCCACGCACCTGA
- a CDS encoding ABC transporter ATP-binding protein, with protein sequence MYKLTVEGLHKCYGDNEVLKGVSLKAKTGDVISLIGASGSGKSTFLRCINFLEQPDDGAMTLDGQQIRMVSDRHGMRVADEAELQRIRTRLAMVFQHFNLWSHMSVLENITMAPRRVLGCSKKDAEDRARRYLDKVGLPARVADQYPAFLSGGQQQRVAIARALAMEPEVMLFDEPTSALDPELVGEVLKVIQGLAEEGRTMIMVTHEMSFARKVSSQVLFLHKGLVEEEGTPEDVLGNPKSERLQQFLSGNLK encoded by the coding sequence ATGTACAAATTGACCGTTGAAGGCCTGCATAAATGCTATGGCGACAATGAAGTGCTCAAAGGTGTTTCGCTCAAGGCCAAGACGGGTGACGTGATCAGTTTGATCGGCGCCAGCGGCTCGGGCAAAAGCACTTTTTTGCGCTGCATCAACTTTCTCGAACAACCCGATGACGGCGCCATGACCCTGGATGGCCAGCAAATCCGCATGGTCAGCGACCGCCACGGCATGCGCGTGGCTGATGAGGCCGAGTTACAGCGCATCCGCACACGGCTGGCAATGGTGTTCCAGCACTTCAACCTGTGGAGCCACATGAGCGTGCTGGAAAACATCACCATGGCGCCGCGCCGGGTGCTGGGCTGCAGCAAGAAGGACGCCGAAGACCGTGCCCGTCGCTACCTGGACAAAGTGGGTCTACCGGCGCGCGTCGCCGATCAATACCCAGCGTTTCTTTCGGGCGGCCAGCAACAACGAGTGGCGATTGCCCGGGCGCTGGCGATGGAGCCGGAGGTGATGCTGTTCGATGAGCCCACCTCGGCCCTTGACCCGGAACTGGTAGGCGAAGTGCTGAAGGTGATTCAGGGTCTGGCGGAGGAAGGCCGGACCATGATCATGGTCACCCACGAAATGAGCTTCGCCCGCAAGGTATCGAGCCAGGTGCTGTTCTTGCACAAGGGACTGGTGGAAGAGGAAGGCACGCCGGAGGACGTACTGGGAAATCCCAAGAGCGAGCGCCTCCAGCAGTTCCTCAGCGGCAATCTGAAGTAA